Within the Mucilaginibacter sp. CSA2-8R genome, the region CTACGTTAAGACCCGGATTATGACGGGTACCACGCTGACGAACGATGATGTTACCGGCAATAGCAGGCTGACCACCAAAAATCTTGATACCTAAACGTTTACTATGCGATTCGCGGCCGTTTTTGGAACTACCCGCACCTTTTTTGTGAGCCATGTTTTAATATTTTATCAAAGCTTTCGGCTTTGCGTTAAACCTTCAATTATAATGTAATGCCTGTGATGGCTATTTTAGTGAACTGCTGACGGTGACCGTTTTTCTTTTTGTAACCTTTTCTTCTTTTCTTTTTGAAAACAAGAACTTTTTCACCTTTTACATGAGACACTATTGTTGCTGATACTTTAGCACCTTGCAGAGCGCTACCTAACGAAAATTTACCGTCGTTTTCAGCTA harbors:
- the rplU gene encoding 50S ribosomal protein L21, producing MYAIVDIAGQQFKVAKDQQIFVHRLQGDEGASIEFDKVLLAENDGKFSLGSALQGAKVSATIVSHVKGEKVLVFKKKRRKGYKKKNGHRQQFTKIAITGITL